From Paralcaligenes sp. KSB-10:
GTGCTGGTTTTCGCGCCGCGACGAATTCCAGGCCGACCGTTATGCGGCAGAGCAGTGCTCGGCCGAATCGCTGGCTGCCGCCCTCATCAAACTCTACGACGACAATGCCGCAACCCTTACCCCCGATCCCTTGCACTCCGCCTTCTACGACAGCCATCCTTCTGCCGTGCAGCGCATCCAGCAACTGAAGCATGGCTGACGCGGCCCCTCACCCAGGGCGCATTGTCGCCGCGCACGGACGCCACTACACGGTGGAGCTGGCCGACGGCAGCCAGCGCAAATGCTTCCCTCGCGGCAAGAAGGCGGGCGCAACGGTAGGAGACCAGGTACTCGTTGCCCTTGAAGGGGCCGCCGAAGGAGCTATCGACCAGGTTCTGGAGCGCCGCAACCTGCTGTACCGCTCCGACGATATGCGGACCAAGCAATTCGCCGCCAATATCGATCTGCTGCTGCTGGTAGTCGCGGTAGAGCCGGCATTTTCCGACGATATTACCGGACGCGCGCTGGTGGCCGCATGGAGCGCAGGGATCGAGCCGATCATACTGCTGAACAAGGCCGACCTTGCCCAGAAACTGGACCAGGCCCGGCAGCGCCTGGCCGATTTGTCCAGACTGGGGGTGCGCATCATCGAATTAAGCGCCCGCAACCCGGAACACGTGCAACACCTGCTGCTCCCGCTGCTCAAGGGGCGTA
This genomic window contains:
- the rsgA gene encoding ribosome small subunit-dependent GTPase A, producing the protein MADAAPHPGRIVAAHGRHYTVELADGSQRKCFPRGKKAGATVGDQVLVALEGAAEGAIDQVLERRNLLYRSDDMRTKQFAANIDLLLLVVAVEPAFSDDITGRALVAAWSAGIEPIILLNKADLAQKLDQARQRLADLSRLGVRIIELSARNPEHVQHLLLPLLKGRTSLLLGQSGMGKSTILNALIPDAQAATQEHSLALGTGKHTTTSTRLYHLPAQGGDLIDSPGFQTFGLYHLSAHEIEQGFPEFKAAVQHCRFYNCTHRHEPGCGVLAALERGEITPERHALYQRILAENEAKSHY